One region of Aeromicrobium sp. Sec7.5 genomic DNA includes:
- a CDS encoding ABC transporter permease: MTTPRLDVSPRPGSAPVSAMLRAQAGMELKLMLRNGEQVLLTLVIPLLLLVMGTKADQVVDLGPGRTIDIITPGVLALAVLSTSFTSLAISTGFDRRYGVLKRLGASPLPRSVLLLGKVGAVAAVEAIQLAVLVPTALALGWEPSGGVVAWLWALALVVAGTAAFGSLGLLIAGTLRAEATLAVANLVYVLLLVGGGLMVPLSRYPEAGRQVMELVPSGALGEGLREAFAGGSALAPLAVLVVWAVVAGLATVRSFKWE, from the coding sequence ATGACGACCCCCAGGCTCGACGTCTCTCCTCGGCCCGGGTCGGCACCGGTGAGCGCGATGCTCCGTGCGCAGGCCGGCATGGAGCTCAAGCTCATGCTCCGCAACGGCGAGCAGGTGCTGCTGACCCTCGTGATCCCCCTGCTCCTGCTGGTCATGGGCACCAAGGCCGACCAGGTCGTCGACCTCGGCCCCGGGCGCACGATCGACATCATCACCCCGGGCGTCCTCGCCCTGGCCGTGCTCTCGACGTCGTTCACGTCGCTCGCGATCAGCACGGGCTTCGACCGTCGCTACGGCGTCCTCAAGCGGCTCGGCGCGTCGCCGCTCCCCCGCTCGGTGCTGCTGCTCGGCAAGGTCGGAGCCGTGGCAGCGGTCGAGGCGATCCAGCTCGCGGTGCTCGTGCCGACCGCGCTCGCGCTGGGCTGGGAGCCCAGCGGTGGGGTCGTCGCGTGGCTCTGGGCGCTCGCGCTCGTCGTCGCCGGCACCGCCGCGTTCGGCTCGTTGGGCCTGCTCATCGCGGGCACCCTGCGCGCCGAGGCCACGCTCGCGGTCGCCAACCTCGTCTACGTGCTGCTGCTCGTCGGCGGCGGACTCATGGTGCCCCTGTCGCGCTATCCCGAGGCCGGTCGTCAGGTCATGGAGCTCGTGCCGTCCGGCGCCCTCGGCGAGGGTCTCCGCGAGGCGTTCGCCGGAGGCTCCGCCCTGGCGCCGCTGGCCGTGCTCGTCGTCTGGGCCGTCGTCGCCGGCCTCGCCACCGTCCGCAGCTTCAAGTGGGAGTGA
- a CDS encoding ABC transporter ATP-binding protein — MPVPAVEIRDLVMQYGDTTALDHLDLEIAPGTITAILGPNGAGKTTAIETCEGFRPVQQGKVRVLGLEPRDPSLRPRVGVMLQSGGAWSGSRADEMLRHIASLHAHPLDVDALVERLGLGSCGRTPYRRLSGGQQQRLSLAMAIVGRPELLFLDEPTAGLDPQARRATWDLVTELRDHGVTTVLTTHFMDEAEQLSDVVHVIDAGRVIASGSPAELTSESARNTIRFTAAAGLDVVDLMQALPEGTKVEERVAGSYVVAGDVDPAMLATLTAWCAGRNVLPESILVERQTLEDRFLDLTGRSLR; from the coding sequence GTGCCCGTTCCCGCCGTCGAGATCCGTGATCTCGTCATGCAGTACGGCGACACCACCGCACTCGACCACCTCGATCTCGAGATCGCGCCCGGCACCATCACGGCCATCCTCGGTCCGAACGGTGCGGGCAAGACCACGGCGATCGAGACCTGCGAGGGCTTCCGTCCGGTCCAGCAGGGCAAGGTCCGCGTGCTCGGCCTCGAGCCACGCGACCCGTCGCTGCGTCCACGGGTCGGGGTCATGCTGCAGTCCGGCGGGGCCTGGTCCGGGTCCCGGGCCGACGAGATGCTGCGTCACATCGCCTCGCTGCACGCGCACCCCTTGGACGTCGACGCGCTCGTGGAGCGCCTCGGCCTCGGGTCCTGCGGGCGCACCCCGTACCGCCGCCTCTCCGGGGGCCAGCAGCAGCGCCTCTCCCTGGCCATGGCGATCGTCGGCCGACCCGAGCTGCTGTTCCTCGACGAGCCGACGGCCGGCCTCGACCCGCAGGCCCGGCGGGCCACGTGGGACCTCGTCACCGAGCTGCGCGACCACGGCGTCACCACCGTGCTCACGACCCACTTCATGGACGAGGCCGAGCAGCTGAGCGACGTCGTCCACGTCATCGACGCCGGTCGCGTGATCGCGAGCGGCAGCCCGGCCGAGCTCACGAGCGAGTCGGCCCGCAACACGATCCGGTTCACCGCCGCCGCGGGCCTGGACGTGGTCGACCTGATGCAGGCGCTGCCCGAGGGCACCAAGGTGGAGGAGCGTGTCGCCGGCTCCTACGTCGTCGCCGGCGACGTCGACCCCGCGATGCTGGCCACCCTCACCGCTTGGTGCGCCGGACGGAACGTGCTGCCCGAGTCGATCCTCGTCGAGCGCCAGACGCTCGAGGACCGGTTCCTGGACCTGACCGGCAGGAGCCTGCGATGA
- a CDS encoding ATP-dependent DNA ligase, whose translation MDLPVMPPVTPMLAKSTPRVPPADGVDGGFLYEPKWDGFRCLVFRDGDEIKLTSRSTKPLTRYFPEVVEAVRAQLPERCVLDGELVVVAGDRLEFDLLSQRIHPAASRVTELSTSLAASFVAFDLLAERDDSLLDLPLRERRGRLEALLADVAAPLHLTRVTREAAEAQEWFHQFEGAGLDGVIAKPLESTYVPNGRTMLKVKHARTADVVIAGYRLHKTSTDEHPLLGSMLLGLHASDGSLHHVGVAASFTAARRAELVTELAPDVVDLADHPWADVEMGQTRWSSGKDLSFVPLAPLRVAEVGYEHMEGPGEDARFRHTAQFKRWRPDREPSSCTYAQLEEVVGYRLSEVLA comes from the coding sequence GTGGACCTGCCCGTGATGCCGCCCGTGACGCCGATGCTCGCGAAGTCGACGCCGCGCGTGCCTCCCGCCGATGGAGTCGACGGGGGATTCCTCTACGAGCCGAAGTGGGACGGCTTCCGGTGCCTGGTGTTCCGCGACGGCGACGAGATCAAGCTGACCAGCCGTTCCACGAAGCCGCTCACGCGTTACTTCCCCGAGGTCGTCGAGGCGGTCCGCGCGCAGCTGCCCGAGCGCTGCGTGCTCGACGGCGAGCTGGTGGTCGTGGCGGGCGACCGCCTCGAGTTCGACCTCCTCAGCCAGCGCATCCATCCGGCTGCGTCCCGTGTCACCGAGCTGTCCACCTCCCTGGCCGCCAGCTTCGTCGCGTTCGACCTGCTCGCGGAGCGCGACGACTCGCTCCTCGACCTCCCGCTCCGCGAGCGCCGCGGGCGGCTCGAGGCGCTGCTGGCCGACGTCGCGGCCCCGCTGCACCTCACGCGGGTCACGCGCGAGGCCGCCGAGGCGCAGGAGTGGTTCCACCAGTTCGAGGGCGCCGGGCTCGACGGGGTCATCGCCAAGCCGCTGGAGTCGACGTACGTGCCGAACGGGCGCACGATGCTGAAGGTCAAGCACGCGCGAACCGCCGACGTCGTGATCGCCGGGTACCGCCTCCACAAGACCTCGACCGACGAGCACCCCCTGCTGGGCTCGATGCTGCTCGGCCTCCACGCCTCCGACGGCTCCCTGCACCACGTCGGCGTCGCTGCCTCGTTCACCGCGGCCCGGCGCGCGGAGCTGGTGACCGAGCTGGCGCCCGATGTCGTCGACCTGGCCGACCACCCGTGGGCCGACGTCGAGATGGGGCAGACCCGGTGGTCGTCGGGCAAGGACCTCTCGTTCGTCCCGCTGGCGCCCCTCCGCGTCGCGGAGGTCGGCTACGAGCACATGGAGGGTCCGGGGGAGGACGCTCGGTTCCGGCACACGGCCCAGTTCAAGCGCTGGCGCCCCGACCGCGAGCCGTCGTCGTGCACGTACGCCCAGCTCGAGGAAGTCGTGGGGTACCGCCTCTCCGAGGTCCTGGCGTGA
- a CDS encoding YdeI/OmpD-associated family protein: MSVKDSAPVVHPTSAADWGSWLAEHHASSGGVWVRIDDRTGRDGRMAYEDAVCEALCWGWIDGQTRSSAEEGSQIWFTRRQARSAWAATNKARVARLEAEGRLQPAGVAMIEAAEANGMWVVLDGPEAGIEPDELAAALDASPAAREFWDSLPRSARKFALTQVAMARRPETQTARIAKIVEQSAAGVRPDR, translated from the coding sequence GTGAGCGTCAAGGACTCCGCTCCGGTCGTCCATCCGACCTCGGCGGCCGACTGGGGCTCCTGGCTCGCCGAGCACCACGCGTCGAGCGGAGGCGTCTGGGTGCGGATCGACGACCGCACGGGGCGCGACGGCCGCATGGCCTACGAGGACGCCGTCTGCGAGGCCCTCTGCTGGGGCTGGATCGACGGCCAGACGAGGTCGAGTGCGGAGGAGGGCTCGCAGATCTGGTTCACGCGGCGCCAGGCCCGCAGTGCCTGGGCGGCCACCAACAAGGCGCGGGTGGCTCGACTGGAGGCCGAAGGGCGCCTGCAGCCGGCCGGTGTCGCCATGATCGAGGCGGCCGAGGCCAACGGGATGTGGGTGGTGCTGGACGGACCGGAGGCCGGCATCGAGCCCGATGAGCTCGCCGCGGCCCTCGACGCGTCACCGGCCGCCCGGGAGTTCTGGGACTCGCTCCCGCGGAGCGCGCGCAAGTTCGCGCTCACGCAGGTGGCGATGGCGCGCAGGCCCGAGACGCAGACCGCACGGATCGCGAAGATCGTCGAGCAGAGCGCCGCCGGTGTGCGGCCCGACCGCTGA
- a CDS encoding OsmC family protein — MDHHYTVDVDWLGNRGEGTSGYRSYGRDVVVRVGGKPELAGSADVPFRGSADRWNPEELLLAALAQCHLLSYLHSAVKHGIVVVDYADSATGTMEQVGDGGRFTSVTLHPRITITDPTKTQLAQQIHAEASRNCFIAASVGFPVLHEPVVTVAAG; from the coding sequence GTGGACCACCACTACACCGTCGACGTCGACTGGCTCGGCAACCGCGGCGAGGGCACGAGCGGCTACCGGTCGTACGGCCGTGACGTCGTCGTCCGGGTCGGCGGCAAGCCCGAGCTGGCCGGATCGGCCGACGTCCCCTTCCGGGGGAGCGCCGATCGGTGGAACCCCGAGGAGCTGCTCCTGGCGGCGCTGGCGCAGTGCCACCTGCTGTCGTACCTCCACTCGGCGGTCAAGCACGGCATCGTCGTGGTCGACTACGCCGACTCCGCCACGGGCACGATGGAGCAGGTCGGCGACGGAGGACGGTTCACCTCGGTCACGCTGCATCCGCGGATCACGATCACCGACCCCACGAAGACCCAGCTCGCGCAGCAGATCCATGCCGAGGCGAGCAGGAACTGCTTCATCGCGGCGTCCGTCGGCTTCCCGGTGCTCCACGAACCGGTCGTGACGGTCGCAGCCGGCTAG
- a CDS encoding GTP pyrophosphokinase — protein MQTPKPRLARADDTATVRINDVRALRQDFMRFMLPHRFAMEEVVTKLTILRDEFAMMHDYNPIESIASRLKSPDSIAEKMERKGSEPTFSSIRETITDIAGVRVTCSFVSDVYHVFELLTSQSDLTVLDVRDYIQEPKPHGYRSLHTLIQVPVHLTDGPLPVTVEVQFRTIAMDFWASLEHKIHYKYRGAVPADLADRLRDAAATANALDALMLDLHEEVKSLDGEGVATLPDDIRRGLNADDIEPSAALIAQLRRLADGDGRY, from the coding sequence GTGCAGACTCCGAAGCCGCGACTCGCGCGAGCCGACGACACGGCCACCGTGAGGATCAACGACGTCCGGGCGTTGCGCCAGGACTTCATGCGGTTCATGCTCCCCCATCGGTTCGCGATGGAAGAGGTGGTCACCAAGCTCACGATCCTGCGCGACGAGTTCGCGATGATGCACGACTACAACCCCATCGAGAGCATCGCCTCGCGGTTGAAGTCGCCCGACAGCATCGCCGAGAAGATGGAGCGGAAGGGCTCGGAGCCCACGTTCTCCTCGATCCGCGAGACCATCACCGACATCGCCGGCGTGCGGGTGACCTGCAGCTTCGTGTCCGACGTGTACCACGTGTTCGAGCTGCTGACGTCGCAGTCCGACCTCACGGTGCTCGACGTGCGCGACTACATCCAGGAGCCGAAGCCGCACGGCTACCGGAGCCTCCACACGCTCATCCAGGTGCCGGTGCACCTGACCGACGGCCCCCTGCCGGTCACGGTCGAGGTGCAGTTCCGCACCATCGCGATGGACTTCTGGGCGAGCCTGGAGCACAAGATCCACTACAAGTACCGCGGCGCCGTGCCGGCCGACCTCGCCGATCGCCTGCGCGACGCGGCGGCCACCGCCAACGCGCTCGACGCCCTGATGCTCGACCTCCACGAGGAGGTCAAGTCGCTCGACGGCGAGGGTGTCGCGACGCTGCCCGACGACATCCGCCGCGGCCTCAACGCCGACGACATCGAGCCGTCGGCAGCGCTGATCGCCCAGCTGCGCCGCCTGGCCGACGGCGACGGACGCTACTAG